The following are encoded together in the Robertmurraya sp. FSL R5-0851 genome:
- a CDS encoding COX15/CtaA family protein — MNRALKWFSVLTTIGMLFILLGGALVTKTESGMGCGRSWPLCNGQLIPTDISLELIIELAHRVVSGVVGLMVLVLSIWSWKTIGHIRETKFLSALSFFFLVLQGLIGAAAVVWGQSDFVLALHFGISLISFAAVLLLTLLIFEIDKRFEAHKLIIDSRLRKHIIGVSVYSYVVVYTGALVRHVNASLVCRDWPFCLNNAIGLPTNFFEWVQMGHRFAAGLIFLWIGYITVLAYKHYKNEKVIVWGWTIAFILVSLQVMTGALIVFTRLNLTVALAHAFFISCLFGVLSYFILLVTRSKKNQIALNKKNNHAL, encoded by the coding sequence CCTTAAAATGGTTTTCTGTCCTTACAACGATTGGTATGTTATTCATTCTCTTAGGAGGAGCACTTGTTACAAAAACAGAGTCCGGGATGGGTTGTGGCCGTTCTTGGCCGTTATGTAATGGTCAACTTATTCCAACTGACATATCACTCGAGTTAATTATTGAACTTGCTCACCGTGTTGTTTCTGGTGTAGTTGGCTTAATGGTATTGGTATTATCCATTTGGTCATGGAAAACGATTGGTCATATCCGTGAGACAAAATTTTTATCGGCATTATCTTTTTTCTTCCTCGTATTACAAGGATTAATCGGTGCTGCCGCAGTTGTTTGGGGACAGTCAGATTTTGTACTAGCTTTACATTTTGGTATCTCTTTGATTTCATTCGCTGCTGTTTTACTTTTAACACTTCTTATTTTTGAGATAGACAAGCGTTTTGAAGCTCATAAATTAATCATTGATTCACGTTTGCGTAAGCATATTATAGGAGTTAGCGTATACAGTTATGTAGTCGTTTACACTGGCGCACTAGTAAGGCATGTGAATGCTAGCCTCGTATGTAGAGACTGGCCTTTCTGTTTGAATAACGCAATTGGCTTACCTACGAATTTTTTTGAATGGGTACAGATGGGACATAGATTCGCAGCTGGTTTAATTTTCCTTTGGATTGGTTATATTACTGTATTAGCTTATAAACATTACAAAAATGAGAAGGTTATTGTTTGGGGTTGGACAATAGCATTTATTCTAGTATCACTCCAAGTAATGACTGGAGCCTTAATCGTTTTCACTCGACTGAACTTAACAGTCGCATTAGCTCACGCATTTTTTATCTCTTGCTTATTCGGAGTATTAAGCTATTTTATCCTCCTCGTTACTCGAAGTAAAAAGAATCAGATTGCTCTTAATAAGAAAAATAATCACGCTCTATAA